The Setaria viridis chromosome 9, Setaria_viridis_v4.0, whole genome shotgun sequence sequence ATTTAGATTATCCATAGTTTATTTCAGTTGAAAACTAATGGGTCACATGATACGGTTCTAGGATGGCAGCGTGGGTGTGAAATGATGGTATTTGGGCACTTCGGATTGATGTACTCCTTCTCCTTGTTATTTCGTTAGCCCTATCATCTGTGCAGTGAGTGTGTTCAGGACGAACTCGTAGGACAGTTTCATGTTTGGTACTTACTGCAAGAGTGTAGCGTTTTAGTGGTAGTTCCTAGTTCGACTACCCATTTCTGTTTACACAGCCCGATGCCACTTGCACTGTTTAAACTCTATTCTCTTTCTTAATTGAAAGGTAGAGCTCCTGCCACTCAcgttaaaaaaaaatggtaCAGTGAGTGATAAGCATAGTTAGGAGGAAGTTGATGCCTAACGCGCAGAACAGTTCTCTGGAAATGTGCCATTTTGATAGTTGGGCATGTGGTGGGGTAGAATACATGCGCGACTTCCAATATTGTTATTGTCGGTGGTGGGTGATACTTCAGGTAGCAAGTCCTGGTGGATTGAAGTTGAAACTTGCTTATTTTTCTCGATAGATTGTCAGAGGATGAGTTTGGATGTCACTAATTGGATTGCATCGCATGTCTTTGATGCTACCCAAGGTGGGATTTGAATGGAATGTTAAACTGTGATGGGTTTACCTTAGTTCCCAGCAGAGTCACTATTTCCCCAGCTACATTTCTGTTGAACACACATATAGCAATGCCAATTTGGGCTGCTGCATATCTGGCCTCAATATTAGTCTGGGAATGGGATGCACGATCTTGGTTGGATTTGACCATCCAGCTTTAGTGCTGCTCTGTTCTGAACTTCTTCAATGTCCTCAAACTAATTGGTTTCTTATAATTGCTTTGTATCTTTGAATCTTTGATGTATCCCATGCATCGCATCCATAAGTATATGGAATGGTTATTTAGTATTTTATACTGGTTCTCTTTTGTAGGTGTGTGTGGAAACTATGATGCATCTGACATGTACAAACATGCCAGTAGAGAAGATAGACCATGCTTTGGAAACCATCAAATCCAATGGGATTCAAAATGTTTTGGCACTTAGAGGGGATCCTCCACACGGGCAAGACAAATTTGTGCAAGTTGAAGGCGGATTTGCTTGTGCTCTTGACCTGGTAAGATCGCATTTCGGGCAAAAGAACTCGTTAAGTACGCTTGCAAGATATGGCACGGTGACTAAATTATTCTGCCACAGCGACTGTTATGTATAGGAAAATAGACTAACCCATCTTAATCCTCAAAAAGACCACCTCATATTCAAACGTCTTCTGTCTTTTACTTGGTACTTGCAGGTGAAGCATATTAGAGCTAAGTATGGTGATTATTTTGGCATAACTGTAGCTGGTTATCCAGGTGAGCTAAACATTGCTTATCTATAAGAGGGGATGGTTTCAAGTCCCAACTTTATACATTGGGTGCTTTATCTGAAATATTTTTTCCAAATGTCAGAGGCCCACCCTGATGCGATACAAGGCGAGGGAGGTGCTACACCAGAAGCATATAACAATGATCTCGCCTATTTGAAGAGAAAGGTTCTTTTTACTTGcttgattttccttttccttttttcaaTTCAACATGATATTACGATTTATTTTGTTGGTTCATGAATAAAAAATATGTAGAAAACAAATGTATAATGCTGTAAATGATGGCATTTGCATGTTTTGTCAAgcatattattattttttaaaagctTCTCTCTCATTATACAATTTTCTCTGTAGGTTGATGCTGGCGCTGACCTTATTGTCACACAACTTTTCTATGATACCGACATCTTTCTCAAGTTTGTGGATGACTGCCGTCAAATTGGTATTACTTGTCCCATTGTTCCTGGCATAATGCCAATAAATAACTACAAAGGTTTCATACGGATGACTGGATTCTGCAAAACTAAGGTAAGATCTGTTGCTAGTAGCTCCATCATTTGTAATCACAAACAATTCCAATTGGCAATTTGGCATGAAATTCTGCATGAATTACCTTTCCCGCTTTGCTTGAATTTTGTTATCTCAATTCCTGGATTTGAATGGAGAATAGTTTTCCTACTTGCGTATGTAGGTAAAATTAGTGCAAACACTGTAAGGTATTCCTCAAGGTAAATGGGAACTTTCAAATTTACATGGACCATACTGTTAATGTACAAACAGCTAGTACATGCAGGATAATGTATGTCAAACACCATAAGATATTCTCAAGATTAATGGAAACTTTCAAATTCACACCACCATACTGTTAATGTACAAATAGTTTATACATGTAGGTATGTACAACAAACTCCATCTCATATATGTAAATGTACAGCAAACACCATCTCCTCAAGGTTAatgcatactccctccattctcttttgatagacCTATTTCACCTTGGCACAATGACCAAGGAGAATGATCCTACTTATCATCTAATTAATCATGTCATTATGTACTCCTCATTATCATATACATGCACCTCGGTATCGACGTCATTATATACATGCACCAGTTATTTTTCAAGAGGAGTTACTCTACGCAGGAATCTAACAGTCATCCGTGTCAGACCCAAGATTGGCAACTAAAATAGGACTatcagaagagaaaaaaattcaGTTTTGTAAATAAGTCtttcaaaagagaatggagagaGTACTTCCAAAATTCAGACCATCATCCTGCTAATGGACAAGTACTTTTGTAgaagaaaaattcaaatgttCGAGTTCTCACCAAAAGACTGAATGTTTGACAGATACCTGCTGAGATCACTGATGCACTGGAGCCTATTAAAGAAAATGAGGAAGCCGTTAAAGAATATGGAGTCCACCTTGGGACTGAGATGTGCAAGAAAATTCTAGCTAGTGGCATCAAGACTTTGCACCTTTACACGCTAAACATGGAGAAGTCTGCTATAGAAATTTTGAAGGTAATTTCTGATCTGTTGCTAACAACTATTTTATTCTGATCTGTTGCTAACAACTATTTTATCCCCACCAGAGACTTGGATTAATTGAGGAGTTCAAGGTTTCAAGGCCATTACCTTGGAGGCCACCAACTAACGTTTTCCGTGTTAAGGAGGATGTTCGACCTATATTCTGGTAGTTGATTGAAGTGCCATTTATGTTAAGTTGATCGATGTCTTTGTCCCATGCTAACCCAGTCTAATAAACGTCAATGACTGTGCAGGGCTAACAGACCAAAGAGCTATATTAGAAGGACTCTAGGTTGGGATCAGTATCCGCATGGACGGTGGGGAGATTCCAGGAACCCATCATATGGAGCACTTACTGACCACCAGGTAATTTCGGTATCCTTTTGTTCCGGTCTACCTTTTTTGTGTTTACTGCCATTTTTTAACCTAACCTATGCAGTATGCAACATTTTTGTCACACTCTCAGGGTTATAATGCATCTTCTGGGGGGAAAGATCTAAGTTAGAATGAACATTTACTTATGACTCAGAGATATTTGTTCAGTACGAAAATAGTATCATGGACCCCAAAAGGGTGTTTCACGATGGGATTTTTCTTAGTTTTTATACTGTCACCACCCACCAGCTGCTACACCTTTACTTGTAGGCTTTGTCAACAAAAATCAGTTGTTCAAGATTACTCAAGTTACCTTCTGTGATCACATGATATCCTAGTTGTATGTAATTATCTTCTCATTCCAAACAGTTCACAAGACCTCGTGGGCGTGGTAAAAAGCTCCAAGAGGAATGGGCTGTTCCACTGAAATCTGTGGAGGACATTAGTGAGGT is a genomic window containing:
- the LOC117837428 gene encoding methylenetetrahydrofolate reductase (NADH) 1, which produces MKVIEKIQQAAADGRTAFSFEYFPPKTEEGVENLFERMDRMVAHGPSFCDITWGAGGSTADLTLDIANRMQNMVCVETMMHLTCTNMPVEKIDHALETIKSNGIQNVLALRGDPPHGQDKFVQVEGGFACALDLVKHIRAKYGDYFGITVAGYPEAHPDAIQGEGGATPEAYNNDLAYLKRKVDAGADLIVTQLFYDTDIFLKFVDDCRQIGITCPIVPGIMPINNYKGFIRMTGFCKTKIPAEITDALEPIKENEEAVKEYGVHLGTEMCKKILASGIKTLHLYTLNMEKSAIEILKRLGLIEEFKVSRPLPWRPPTNVFRVKEDVRPIFWANRPKSYIRRTLGWDQYPHGRWGDSRNPSYGALTDHQFTRPRGRGKKLQEEWAVPLKSVEDISERFTNFCRGKLTSSPWSELDGLQPETKIIDDQLVKINQKGFLTINSQPAVNGEKSDSPTVGWGGPGGYVYQKAYLEFFCAKEKLDQLVEKIKAFPSLTFIAVNKYGVSASNIPANAVNAVTWGVFPGKEIIQPTVVDSGSFMVWKDEAFEIWTAGWACLFPEEDSSSKELLKKVQENYYLVSLVDNDYIHGDLFAAFKEI